The genomic stretch CCGCGATCACGGCAGCCCTGATCTTGGGTGCAACGGCAGAGCGCATGAAGTTCAGCGCCGTCATGGTGTTCGTGCCGATCTGGCTGACGATCGTCTATTTCCCGATCGCCCACATGGTCTGGGGCACGGGCGGCCTGCTGCTCGATGCAGGCGCACTCGACTTCGCTGGCGGCACCGTGGTGCACATCAACGCCGGTGTGTCTGGTCTCGTCCTTGCCTACATGCTCGGCAAGCGCCGCGGCTATCCGGCAGAACCGATGCCGCCGCACAGCCTGACGATGACCATGGTCGGCACCGGCCTGCTGTGGGTGGGCTGGTTCGGCTTCAACGCCGGTTCGGAACTCGAAGCCGACGGCGTCGCAGGCCTTGCCATGATCAACACCTTCGTCGCCACTGCAGCTGGTGCACTCACCTGGATGGTTGTCGAGCGTCTCGCCGGCCACAAGGGCAGCGCACTGGGCTTCTGTTCGGGCGTGATTGCCGGCCTCGTCGCCGTCACTCCGGCAGCTGGTAACAGCGGACCGTTCGGTGCGATCCTGCTCGGCATGGTTGCCTCGGTCGTCTGCTACTTCTTCGTCGCCAAGGTGAAGAGCAAGTTCGGATACGACGACAGCCTCGACGCTTTCGGCATCCACGGCATCGGCGGTATCGTCGGCGCTATCGGCACCGGCATCGTGGTCCAGCCGTTCATCGGCGGCCCCGGCGACGGTTCGACCGGCACACTGGCACAGGTCCTGATCCAGCTCGAAGGCGTGGTTATCACCATCGTCTGGGCAGCGGTCGGCACCTTCATCGCCGGTATGATTGCCAAGGTTGTGACCGGTCTGCGTGTCTCGGAAGAAGACGAGGTCAACGGCCTCGACATCGCCGAGCACGGGGAGCGCGCCTACAACTGATCCAACAGTTTGGCGGGACGGGTAACTCTCTCCTCCCACTCGTCCCGCCTGACAGTGTTCCTCCTGCGAACACCAAGACTAGAGGGCCGGAGCCAGCCGCTCCGGCCCCTTTTTTTGTATGTTGCATTCTGGTGACAGTGTTACCGGTTTGATCCGGTATCAAACGAAACGGACTTGCTCGATTACCCCTTGGGACGTCAGATTATTCCCAATTTCTAGGACGAGGAGGAACAACCTATGAAATTGATGTTTAATCGCGCTTCGGCCACCCGGCTCGCGCTGCTTTCGAGCGCCGCCGTAGTTGCCACTGCAACACCAGCCATGGCGCAGGACGTGACCGATGAATCGGCCGTCGATCCCATGGACGCACCTGCCATCATCGTTACCGGTACCCGCCAGGCCGACCGTTCGGCAGCGGACACCGTCGCCCCGGTCGATATCGTCACCGGCGCAGAACTGGCTGCCAATGCAGACACGGACATGGGTAACCTGCTCCGCGTCGCCGTCCCCTCGTTCAACGTCAACACCCAGCCGATTTCTGACGCCGCGACCCTGGTCCGCCCCGCAAACCTTCGCGGGCTTTCGCCGGACAACACGCTGGTCCTCGTCAACGGCAAGCGCATGCATCGCGCATCGGTCATCACCTTCCTCGGCGGGGGCATCGCCGACGGCTCGCAGGGTCCGGATATCTCGACCATCCCGACCATCGCTATCAAGCAGCTCGAAGTGCTGCGTGACGGTGCATCGTCGCAATATGGTTCGGACGCCATCGCAGGCGTGATGAACTTCCTGATCAAAGATGACCGCGAAGGCGGCACGCTCACCGGCAAGTGGGGCTCCACCTATGAAGGTGACGGCGACAACTACCAGATCGGCGCCAACATCGGTCTCGGGTTTACCGAGCTGGGTTTCATCAACATCAGCGCCGAATATGGCGAATCCGATGCGACCAGCCGTTCGGTACAGCGCGACGACGCAGCCGCCCTGATCGCGGCAGGCAATACGGCAGTGGCCGATCCCGCCCAGATCTGGGGTCAGCCCAACGTCAATGACGACTTCAAGCTGTTCATCAATTCGGGCCTCGATCTTACCGACAACCTCCACCTCTATGCATTCGGCAACTATGCCTCGCGCAATGTGGACGGCGGCTTCTTCTTCCGTAACCCGACCAATCGCGGCGGCGTCTATGCAGGTCCGATGGTCGATCCGACCACCGGCTTTGCTTCGAGCGCATCCAATGCCGTTCCTTCGGTCCTGGTCGGCGACCTGTCGATCAACAGCTCTGGCGACTGTGTTGCCGGTATTCCGCTGACGCAGGGCGGCCTGATCCCCGATCCGACCATCCTGGCGGCAGTTTCGGCCGATCCCAACTGCTTCTCCTTCGTCGAGATGTTCCCGGGCGGCTTCACTCCGCGCTTCGGCGGTAGCCTCGAAGACGTATCGGTTGCAGGCGGCCTGCGCGGGCAACTGTTCGGCGGCCTCGATTTCGACGTCAGCTATCGCTACGGCCGGAACGAAGTCGACTTCGTGATCCGCAACACGGTCAACGCTTCGCTCGGCCCGAATACGCCGAACGAGTTCAAGCCGGGCGGTTACCAGCAGGAAGAACAGCTGGTTAACCTCGACCTCGGTTATGAAATCCCTGTCGGCGCTGGCAGCGTCTATGTCGCAGCCGGTGCGGAATACCGCGAGGAAACCTTCACCATCCAGGCTGGCGATGCGGCTTCGTTCGCTCTCGGCCCGCTTGCGCAGCCGACGGCAGCCTATCCGACCGGTCAGGGTTTCTCGACCAGTTCGAACGGCTTCGGCGGTTTCAGCGACAATGCTGCCGGGTCCAGCACCGAAGACAACAAGGCGGTCTATCTCGATATCGAAGCCGACCTGATCGACGCGCTGACCCTGCAGGGTGCCGTCCGTTACGAAGACACCAAGAGCTTCGGCAACACGACGACCTGGAAGCTGGGCGCGCTCTATCGCCTCTCGGATGCACTGCGCGTGCGCGGTACCTATTCGACCGGCTTCCACGTACCGACCGCCGGCCAGGCGAACGTCATCAACGTGACGACGCAGTTCTCCGGTGGCCAGCTGCAGGATGAAGGCACCTTCCCGCTCTTCAGCCCTGCCGGTCTCATCGTGTCCGACTACATTTCCGACACTGCCAATGGCGGTCTCGGTCTTGCCCGTCCGACGCTTGGGCCCGAAAAGTCCGACAGCTTCACCGTCGGTCTCGCTGGCGACTTTGGCGACATCACCTTCACGCTCGACTACTTCAACATCAAGCTGAAGGATCGTATTTCGCGTTCGTCGACGATCAGCTTCCCGGCAGCCCTGTGCTACCTGGCCGATCGTGAAAGCGTTGCAACGGCCTGCCCTGCAGACCTGATCAACGACCCGCTGCCGCGTACGGCCGACCTGCTGGTCGCGCTTGACGGTGCCGGCGTCATCGATCGCAACGACTTCACCGGTTTCGAAGACCTGACCGCATTCGCATTCTTCAACAACGCGTTCGACACCCGCACGCAGGGCGTCGACTTCGTGGCGAATGCACGTCTCTATCCGATCCCGGGTGGCACCACGCGCGCCACGCTGGCGGTGAACTACACGCACACCAAGGTGTTGAATGCGGACTCCACCATTTCGGATACTCGCATCCGCCAGCTTGAAGAAAACCTCCCGCAGTGGAAGGGCTTCCTCAACCTGACGCACGACCAGGGCCGCTTCCGCGGCATGCTGCGCGCGAACTACTTCGGCAGCTTCTACGAAGCGCACCTCGACGACGGCACGCTGCCGATCGACGCCGGTGCACGTGTGACCCTCGATGCAGAACTCGGTTACGAGCTGTTCGACGGTTTCGAGCTTGCCGTGGGTGCGCAGAACCTGCTCGACACCTATCCGGAGCGTAACCCCTATGCCGGTATCGCCGGTGCGGAATATGCAGTGACGTCGCCGTTCGGTTTCAGCGGCGGCACCTACTACATCCGCGGTCGTTTCCAGTTCTGATCGGAAACAGCCTGAGGTAAAGCGAGGGGGCGGCCGCAAGGTCGCCCCCTTTCTCTTGGCCCAAGGAATTTCAGCATGACTCTGACGATCCGGCTCGCGACCCGCGACGATGCCGATACCATTGCCGCGCTGATGGATCGGGCCATCGCCGAATTGCAAAAGGGTTTTCTAACTCCCGAACAGATCGAAGCCTCGCGCGCCGGCATGGGCCTCGATCTGCAGTTGATCGAAGACGGGACCTATTTTTGCGTCGTGGAGCAGGGCGAACTCGTCGGTTGCGGCGGGTGGTCGCGCCGCGCGACCCTGTATGGCGGCAACCATTCGGCGGGCCGCGATCCGCGCACGCTGGATCCGGGGACCGAACGTGCACGCATCAGGGCCATGTACACCCACCCCGATCACGCCCGTAAAGGCATCGGCAGGCTGATCCTCGAAACGGCCGAAAACGCCGCGAGAAACGAAGGCTTCGCCGCAATCGAAATGGCAGCGACGATGTCGGGAAGGCCGCTCTACCGCGCCTGCGGATACGAGGTCGAGAGCGACTGGTTCGACGAGAACGGGCCCGTGCCTGTGCCGCTTTCGACCATGTGGAAACGGCTCGACTAGGTCAGTCGGCCCGCCAGAGCGAAGCGGCAATCCATGAGAGCACCGCCAGCCACACGACAATGACTAGCGCTGCTCCGGCCAGGACACGGGGCCTCACCTTCACCTGTTCGGCTTGCACGCGAAATTCCGCCATAAGCGCCGGCGGGATCATCCTAAGGACCAGCCAGATGCCGAGAGGCAGCAGGATGACATCGTCCAACAGGCCGAGGACCGGGATGAAGTCCGGTATCAGGTCGATCGGGCTTAGCGCATAGCCTGCCACGAGGAGGGCGAGTGCCCTTGCAGCGATGGGTGTGCGCTTGTCGCCGGAAGCGATCCAGAGCGCCACCACATCGCGCTTGAGAGCGCCTGCCCAGTCCTTGAGCTTACCCAGAGGCTTCCGCCTTGACGAAGTCGGCGCAGCGTTCGCCGATCATGATGCTCGGCGCATTGGTGTTTCCGCTGACGAGCCGCGGCATGATCGATGCGTCGGCAATCCATAGTCCGTCGACACCGCGCGCCTTCAGCGTGTTGTCGACCACGCTGTCGTCGTCCCCGCCCATGCGGCAGGTGCCGACCGGGTGATAGACGGTGTCGGCACGGTTGCGGATCAATTCGTCGAGGGCGGCATCGTCGTTGATGTCGACGGGGTGACGGTCCTGCGGATCGTAATCCGACAGCGGCGGGGCCTCTGCGATGCGGTGCGACAGACGCACACCGCCGCGCAGGACCGCCATGTCGCGCTCGTCGTCGAGGAAGTTGGGGTCGATGCGGGGGGCATCTGCCGGATTGGCGCTGTTCAGCCTGACGGTGCCTCGGCTTTCGGGCCTCAGTACGCAGGCATGGAGCGAAAATCCGTGACCGCCCACGTTCTCTCTCCCGTGATCCTCGAGCACGGCGGGGACGAAGTGCCACTGTACATCAGGGGCGGGGGCATCGGGCATGACGGTCCAGAAACCGCCCGCTTCGGCGAAACAGGTGGTCATGATCCCGGTGCGCTTGCGCCGGTGTTCGATGATCGCCTTGACCATGCGCAGCGTCCCCTCGAGGCTGTTGCCGAACGGCTCGCGCGATTTCGTCTCCCAACCGGAAACGTAATCGATGTGGTCCTGAAGGTCGCTGCCGACGGCAGGCTTGTCGAGCGTGACTGCAATGCCCTGTTCCTGCAGGTGTGCGCCCGGCCCGATGCCCGAGAGCATGAGGATCTGCGGAGAATTGAAGGCCCCAGCTGATAGGATCACGCCGTGGCGGGCATGGACGATCTCCGCCTTGTTGCCGCGCCTGATCGCAACACCGGTGACGCGCCCGTCCTCGATCACCAGCCGCTCTACCAAGGAGCCTGTACGGATATCGAAGTTCGACTTGCCGCGCAGCGGTTCGACATAGGCACGCGCGGCAGACCAGCGCTCACCGTCCTTCTGGGTCACCTGGTAGAGGCCGAAGCCCGACTGCTTCTCGCCGTTGAAATCGGTCGTCGTGGGAAGCTGGAGCGAAGCTGCGCTTTCGACGAAGGCGCGGCTCGTGGGGTTGGGCGAGCCCTGGTCGGACACGCGCAATGGGCCGCCCGACCCGTGATAGTCATTACCGCCGCGGACGTTGTCTTCGGCCTTCTTGAAATAGGGCAGGACATCGTCATAGGCCCAGCCATCGCAGCCCAGCGCCGCCCAATTGTCGTAATCCCACGCATTGCCGCGGATATAGACCATCGCGTTGATGGCGGACGATCCGCCCAGACCGCGTCCGCGCGGCTGGTATCCGATGCGGCCGTTCAGCCCTTTCTGCGGGACGGTATCGTATTTGTAATTCGAACTGTTCCGGATGAAGGGCATGAAGCCCGGCGTCTTGATCAGGAAATTGTCGTTGGTGCCGCCCGCCTCGAGCAGGCAAACCGTGCGCCTGCCATCTTCGGCCAAGCGCCCGGAAACCGCACTACCTGCACTGCCGCCGCCAATCACGACGTAATCGAAACTGTCCATGTCCTCTCCTTGTGCGGGAGAGGTTAGGCGGCCTCGCCGTGTCTCGCAACTGGGTTTCCGGTTGCAACGGAGTTTTCCGCAGCGCTTTTCCTCTGCAACCAATTCTCGCGAATCTGGTCGGAAGTCTCGCGGCTGCCGTCATGCGTCCAGCCGGGCTCGCGCAGCAGATAGGACAGCTTGTGCTTCCACGGCGCGCGCCACATGTCCTGCGCAATGCCGATCCATTCGTGGAACACCGCCCACAGCAGGTTGAAGCTGCCAAGCTGTTTCACGATGCCATAGCGGATCTTTTCCTCGTCGCTTTCGGGCTCGAAAGTGCCGAACATCCTGTCCCAGACGATGAAGACACCGGCATAGTTGCGGTCGAGATAACGCGGATTGGTCGCATGGTGAACACGGTGGTGGCTCGGCGTGTTCATCACGGCTTCGAACCATCGCGGCATCCGGCCGATCGCTTCGGTGTGGATCCAGAACTGGTAGATCAGGTTGAAGCCGCCGCAGATCGCGATCATCACCGGATGGAAGCCGAGCAGGACCAGCGGCAGTTTGAAGGCAAATCCCAGGGTAAGGAAGCCCGTCCAGGTCTGCCTCAATGCCGTGCTCAGGTTGTAGTGCTGGCTCGAGTGGTGGTTGACGTGGCTCGCCCAGAACCAGCGCACGCGGTGGCCGAACCGGTGGATCCAGTAATAGGCGAGATCGTCGAGCACGAAGCACAGTGCGAATGCCCACCAGCTCCACGGAATCTCGAACAGGCGAAACTGCCAGACCCACAGGAACAGCGCGAGAAAGACGCCGCCGGAAATCAGCCCGGCAACCGTGCTGCCGAGGCCGAACGCGAGACTGGTCAGCGTATCCTTGGGCTCATAGGCGTCGCGCCGCGTGCGCCAGGCCCAGATCATTTCGATCAGGACCAGTGCGACGAAGCCGGGTACGGCATATTCGGTGGGCGAGAAATCAGGCATGACCGGCCCTCTTTATCTCGTCGAGCGCCTGCACCCAAGCTGAAGCATTATCACCCAGGTCGAGCCGTGCCGATCCATATCGCTTTTCAGCCGTGTCGATCACCAGCGCATCGCCTTCCACATACGCGCTCGCCTGCGGCGTTAGCAGGCGCCCGGCAAAGTGCGTGCCGTGTGGTCGCAGCAGCAGGATTCGCCCGGCGTTATCGCGCAGCAGCGCGCCGCGTCCTTCGCTGTCGAGGGCAATAGCGACCGGATCGAAACCGCTCACCGCTTCATCGGCGGCGGCGCGGGCATCCGCTTCGTCCTCCAGTCGCGGCTCGGGGCCGAGCTTCAGCCACCACGCAATCCCCGCAAGCGCGAGAATGGCGACGAGCGAGCCGAGAAACTGGATAAGGGCGGGCGGGAATTCCATAGCCATACCGATTGGCACGGGGCGCGCTTTGCGGCAAGCTGCCGGTCAAAAGGGGGACATCTGGAATGACGCGATTCTTCACCGCAACGGCGCTCGCCGTTCTCGCCACGGGCTTCCAGGCGAGCGCCCAGACGGCCGATCCCGTCGCCGAGGTGGAAGCGCAAGCCGGCCGCACCGAACGCGTCGCTACCCAGCTGTGGGACTGGGCCGAACTCGGTTACCTCGAAACCCGGTCGAGCTCGCTCCTGAAAGAAGAGCTTGCGAGCGAAGGGTTCTCGATCAAGAGCGGGGTCGCGGGCATTCCCACTGCCTTCATCGCAGAATGGGGCGACGGCGGGCCGGTCATCGCCATCCTCGCCGAATATGATGCGCTTCCCGGGATCAACCAGTCGCGCTCCGCCAGCCGCGATCCGGTGGCAGGCAAGCTGGCGGGCCAAGCCTGCGGCCATAACCTGTTCGGGGCGGGTTCGCTGACTGCGGCCATCGCGGTCAGGCGCTGGCTGGAAAAGACGGGCACTCCGGGCCGCATCCGGCTGTATGGCACACCTGCCGAAGAAGGTGGGTCGGGCAAGGTTTACATGACGCGCGCAGGATTGTTCGACGACGTCGACATCGCCATCCACTGGCACGCCGACGATTCGAACAGCGCAGCGGCCCGCACGACGCTGGCCAATCGGTCGGCGAAGTTCCGCTTCAAGGGGATTTCGGCGCATGCCGCCGGTGCGCCCGAGCGCGGTCGGTCGGCGCTCGACGGAGTCGAGGCAATGAACATGATGGCGAACATGATGCATGAACACATGCCGCAATCGGCACGCATGCATTACGTCATCACTTCAGGGGGCGAGGCGCCCAATGTCGTGCCCGATTTCGCCGAGGTATTCTATTACGTGCGCCATCCCGACCCCAAGGGCGTGCAGGATATCTGGACCAGGCTGGAAGATGCCGCTCGCGGAGCGGCGCTCGGCACCGGGACCGAGGTCGAGTGGGAAGTCATCCACGGCAATAATGCATTGCTCGTCAATGAAACGCTCGCCCGGGTGATGGATGCCAAACTGCGGGAGGTGGGCGGCGTCGAATACACGGCCGAAGAAGCTGCGTGGGCGAGGGAAATTTCCAAGACGCTGGGCGATGCTGCCAAGCCGATCGAATCGGCTGCGCAGATTGAACCCTATGACAAGCGGCTGGGATATGGCTCGACCGATGTCGGCGACGTTTCCTGGGCGACACCGACCGTCGGCCTGAGGGCGGCGACATGGATTCCGGGCACCAGCGCGCACAGCTGGCAGGCGGTCGCGGCTAGCGGCAATTCGATCGGCTTCAAGGGTGCGCAGGTCGCGGCCAAGACCATGACGCTGATGGCGGTGGAGCTGTTTACGAACCCGAAATTGCGCGCTGCGGCGCGGGCCGAATTCGATGCCTCGCGCGGCCCGGATTACGTCTATCAGTCGCTGCTCGGCGACCGGGAGCCGCCACTCGATTATCGGAACTGATCAGTCGCGGTTGTGCGCTGCCAGCATGTCCATGGCCGGGCGCACCGGGGACGTGTCGTAACCAGCCAATTCGGCAGCGTCCGAGATGCTCGACGGATCATCACCCATGCTGGCCCGCGCAAGCGCCCAAAGTAGCGTGGACCGGGTTCCGCTGCGGCAATAGCCCAGGATCTTGCCATCGTCGTTTTCGATTGCGGCAGCGAGCGCCTCGACCTGCGGCACGCTGAAACCGGCATGTGTCACCGGGATCGCCAGATATCCGATGCCGGCCGCCTTCGCTGCAGCCTCGATCTCCGCCCCGGGCGTCTGGTCGCTCGATTCGTCTTCCGGTCGATTGTTGACGATCAGGGTAATGCCAAGTTCTCTGGCAGAATCGATGTCGGCGACACCGATCTGCGGGCTGGCAAAGAATCGGTCTGACAATTGTCGGAAGTTGCTGTCGGTCATGACGTCGCAATGCCTAACTTTCGCATGGGCGACAACCTCTGGAATTATGCGAAAATGTCACAATTTCGCCCCATTGCGCGCAGTTGTGTTAAATCGTTCGCATCGCTCGCATTTGTGAGCTATGCGTAAAAGCTGAGAAGGGTGGGGGTCCGGCATTCACCGGCGAACCAACCGCGCACGGTATGGCTGTCGTCCGTAGTACCGTCGCAAGGAATGCCAGGGCGATGGAACAAGGTACGACGTAGATTATGGGTTACGATAGAGGGCGCCGCCGGGGTCGAGACAAACGCGACGGTTTCGGCGAAGACGGCTTCGATCCCTTCGGTGGCGGCATGGACGGATACAATCCTCCCGCGCCATCGGGTGGCGACCGCTTCGGAGGTCCGCGTAATGACGATCGCGGATTCGGCGGTGGTGACCGTTATGGCGGCGGTGGTGGCGGCGATCGCTTCGGCGGTGGCGGCGGTCGCGGTCGTGGTGGCCCGGGCGGCGGCGGCGGTGGTGGCGGCGGTTTCAACCGCATGCCAGCTCAAGTTGTTGGTACCGGCAAGGGCGTCGTAAAGTTCTTCAACGCACAGAAGGGTTTCGGCTTCATCCAGCAAGATGGCGGCGGCGAAGACATCTTCGTCCACATCAGTGCTGTCGAACGTGCCGGCCTTGAAGGTCTGGCAGAAGGCCAGGGCCTAGAATTCAATCTCGTCGATCGCGGCGGGAAGGTGTCGGCACAGGACCTGCAGGTCGTTGGCGATGTTATCGAAGTCGAGCAGCGCAGCGCCGCACCGCAGCGCGAACTGACTGGCGAAAAGGCTGTCGGCACGGTCAAGTTCTTCAATTCTATGAAGGGCTTCGGCTTCCTCGTACGCGATGATGGCCAGCCGGACGCATTCGTTCACATCAGCGCCGTCGAACGGTCCGGCCTTGCCGGTATCAACGAAGGTGAACGCTATGAATTCGACCTCGAGGTCGATCGACGAGGCAAGCACTCGGCGGTCAACCTTGTGCCCGTTCAAGGCTGATACGAGCCCCAGGCCGGTGTTTGACCGGCGCAAGGCGACAATCTAAACGGCGCGAAGTGGCGGTCCCTAAAGGGGCCGCCATTTCTCGTTTTCGAATTTCGTGAATTACAGGTGCCCTATGTCGATCACTCCCCTGATGCCCGTCTATCCCCGTTGCGGCGTGCGCCCCGTGCGCGGCGAACATTGTCATCTGATCGACGAAGACGGCACCCGCTATCTCGACTTTGCAAGCGGTATCGCAGTCAACCTGCTCGGCCATTCGCATGAAGGGTTGATCGGCGCGATCCAGAAGCAGGCCGCAACGCTAATGCACGTGTCGAACCTTTACGGCAGTCCGCAGGGCGAAAAGCTGGCGCAAGAGCTCGTCGACAAGACTTTTGCCGATACCGTGTTCTTCACAAATTCCGGTGCCGAGGCGGTGGAAACCGCAATCAAGACCGCACGCGCCTATCACCAGCACCAGGGCGATACGACGCGCTATGAACTGATCACCTTCGCCAATGCATTCCACGGGCGCACGATGGCGACGATCAGCGCTTCGAATCAGGAAAAGATGCATCACGGCTTCTCGCCGCTGCTCGCCGGGTTCAAATATGCCGAGTTCGACAATCTTGAATCGGCCAAGGCGCTAATGGGCCCGCATACCGCAGGCTTCCTGGTGGAACCGATCCAGGGCGAAGGGGGCATTCGCCCGGCCTCGGATGAATTCATGCAGGGTTTGCGCAAGCTCGCTGACGAAAACGACCTGATGCTCGTCCTCGACGAAGTGCAGTGCGGCGTTGCCCGTACCGGGACGCTTTATGCCTATGAACAATACGGCATCGAGCCCGATATTCTTGCGACTGCCAAGGGGATTGGCGGCGGCTTCCCGCTCGGCGCATGTCTTGCGACGGAAAAGGCCGCGCGCGGCATGACCTTCGGAACGCATGGTTCGACCTATGGCGGCAATCCGCTCGCCATGGCTGCGGGCAGCGCGGTGATGGAAGCGGTCGCAAACGACGAGTTCCTCGCGTCGGTCCGTGACAAGGGCGAGCGTCTTCGCAGCCGCCTCGAACAGTTCATCGGCAATTATCCGGAACTGTTCGAACTCGTCCGCGGCAAGGGCCTGATGCTCGGTCTCAAGATGAAGGTCGAAAGTCGGCCTTTCTTCGTGCACCTGCGCGACAATCACCAGCTCCTGACGGTTGCGGCAGGCGACAATACGCTCCGCGTCCTACCGCCACTGGTGGTCGGCGATGCCGAGATCGACGAATTCTTTGAAAAGCTTTCGGCAGGCGCTGCAAGCTACGAAGTCCCGGAAAGCTGAGGAAGGCACGGATCATGCGGCACTTCCTCGACCTCTCCGATGCGGGCGGCGATGCAATTGCCGCCATGATCAACGATGCGCAGGATCGCAAGGCTGCGCGCGCAGGCTGGGCCAAGGGCCGACCGGACAGCGACCGACCGCTGGACGGCTGTGTCCTCGCCATGATTTTCGAGAAGAATTCGACCCGCACACGGGTCAGTTTCGATATCGCCATGCGACAACTCGGCGGATCCGCCCTGATTCTCGATAGCGGGACGAGCCAGCTCGGCCGTGGGGAATCGATCGCGGACACTGCCCGCGTACTTAGCCGGATGGTGGATGCGATCATGATCCGCACCGACGACCATGCCAAGGCAGAGGAACTGGCGCGCTATGCCACTGTTCCGGTGATCAACGGACTCACCGATCGCTCGCATCCCTGCCAGATCGTTGCCGATCTTCTGACGATGATCGAGCATGGCAAGGCGCTGCCGGGGCTGGAGGTCGCCTGGTTCGGTGACGGCAACAATGTGCTGCACTCGATACTCGAGGCAGCGACATTGATGAAATTCAACGTCCGCGTGGCGACGCCCGCC from Altererythrobacter epoxidivorans encodes the following:
- a CDS encoding ammonium transporter — protein: MIRTFARGVGALGASMLVATAAMAQEAVEAAPAVANPGNNAWMMTSTVLVLLMILPGLALFYGGLTRSKNMLSTMTQIGATAALAMLVWVIWGYSTAFGPEGNQFFAWGNLFLGQVTPDTTAATFSDEVISEYVFISFQMTFAAITAALILGATAERMKFSAVMVFVPIWLTIVYFPIAHMVWGTGGLLLDAGALDFAGGTVVHINAGVSGLVLAYMLGKRRGYPAEPMPPHSLTMTMVGTGLLWVGWFGFNAGSELEADGVAGLAMINTFVATAAGALTWMVVERLAGHKGSALGFCSGVIAGLVAVTPAAGNSGPFGAILLGMVASVVCYFFVAKVKSKFGYDDSLDAFGIHGIGGIVGAIGTGIVVQPFIGGPGDGSTGTLAQVLIQLEGVVITIVWAAVGTFIAGMIAKVVTGLRVSEEDEVNGLDIAEHGERAYN
- a CDS encoding TonB-dependent receptor plug domain-containing protein, with the protein product MKLMFNRASATRLALLSSAAVVATATPAMAQDVTDESAVDPMDAPAIIVTGTRQADRSAADTVAPVDIVTGAELAANADTDMGNLLRVAVPSFNVNTQPISDAATLVRPANLRGLSPDNTLVLVNGKRMHRASVITFLGGGIADGSQGPDISTIPTIAIKQLEVLRDGASSQYGSDAIAGVMNFLIKDDREGGTLTGKWGSTYEGDGDNYQIGANIGLGFTELGFINISAEYGESDATSRSVQRDDAAALIAAGNTAVADPAQIWGQPNVNDDFKLFINSGLDLTDNLHLYAFGNYASRNVDGGFFFRNPTNRGGVYAGPMVDPTTGFASSASNAVPSVLVGDLSINSSGDCVAGIPLTQGGLIPDPTILAAVSADPNCFSFVEMFPGGFTPRFGGSLEDVSVAGGLRGQLFGGLDFDVSYRYGRNEVDFVIRNTVNASLGPNTPNEFKPGGYQQEEQLVNLDLGYEIPVGAGSVYVAAGAEYREETFTIQAGDAASFALGPLAQPTAAYPTGQGFSTSSNGFGGFSDNAAGSSTEDNKAVYLDIEADLIDALTLQGAVRYEDTKSFGNTTTWKLGALYRLSDALRVRGTYSTGFHVPTAGQANVINVTTQFSGGQLQDEGTFPLFSPAGLIVSDYISDTANGGLGLARPTLGPEKSDSFTVGLAGDFGDITFTLDYFNIKLKDRISRSSTISFPAALCYLADRESVATACPADLINDPLPRTADLLVALDGAGVIDRNDFTGFEDLTAFAFFNNAFDTRTQGVDFVANARLYPIPGGTTRATLAVNYTHTKVLNADSTISDTRIRQLEENLPQWKGFLNLTHDQGRFRGMLRANYFGSFYEAHLDDGTLPIDAGARVTLDAELGYELFDGFELAVGAQNLLDTYPERNPYAGIAGAEYAVTSPFGFSGGTYYIRGRFQF
- a CDS encoding GNAT family N-acetyltransferase; this encodes MTLTIRLATRDDADTIAALMDRAIAELQKGFLTPEQIEASRAGMGLDLQLIEDGTYFCVVEQGELVGCGGWSRRATLYGGNHSAGRDPRTLDPGTERARIRAMYTHPDHARKGIGRLILETAENAARNEGFAAIEMAATMSGRPLYRACGYEVESDWFDENGPVPVPLSTMWKRLD
- a CDS encoding YkvA family protein, whose amino-acid sequence is MALWIASGDKRTPIAARALALLVAGYALSPIDLIPDFIPVLGLLDDVILLPLGIWLVLRMIPPALMAEFRVQAEQVKVRPRVLAGAALVIVVWLAVLSWIAASLWRAD
- a CDS encoding GMC family oxidoreductase, yielding MDSFDYVVIGGGSAGSAVSGRLAEDGRRTVCLLEAGGTNDNFLIKTPGFMPFIRNSSNYKYDTVPQKGLNGRIGYQPRGRGLGGSSAINAMVYIRGNAWDYDNWAALGCDGWAYDDVLPYFKKAEDNVRGGNDYHGSGGPLRVSDQGSPNPTSRAFVESAASLQLPTTTDFNGEKQSGFGLYQVTQKDGERWSAARAYVEPLRGKSNFDIRTGSLVERLVIEDGRVTGVAIRRGNKAEIVHARHGVILSAGAFNSPQILMLSGIGPGAHLQEQGIAVTLDKPAVGSDLQDHIDYVSGWETKSREPFGNSLEGTLRMVKAIIEHRRKRTGIMTTCFAEAGGFWTVMPDAPAPDVQWHFVPAVLEDHGRENVGGHGFSLHACVLRPESRGTVRLNSANPADAPRIDPNFLDDERDMAVLRGGVRLSHRIAEAPPLSDYDPQDRHPVDINDDAALDELIRNRADTVYHPVGTCRMGGDDDSVVDNTLKARGVDGLWIADASIMPRLVSGNTNAPSIMIGERCADFVKAEASG
- a CDS encoding sterol desaturase family protein, with the translated sequence MPDFSPTEYAVPGFVALVLIEMIWAWRTRRDAYEPKDTLTSLAFGLGSTVAGLISGGVFLALFLWVWQFRLFEIPWSWWAFALCFVLDDLAYYWIHRFGHRVRWFWASHVNHHSSQHYNLSTALRQTWTGFLTLGFAFKLPLVLLGFHPVMIAICGGFNLIYQFWIHTEAIGRMPRWFEAVMNTPSHHRVHHATNPRYLDRNYAGVFIVWDRMFGTFEPESDEEKIRYGIVKQLGSFNLLWAVFHEWIGIAQDMWRAPWKHKLSYLLREPGWTHDGSRETSDQIRENWLQRKSAAENSVATGNPVARHGEAA
- a CDS encoding amidohydrolase, which produces MTRFFTATALAVLATGFQASAQTADPVAEVEAQAGRTERVATQLWDWAELGYLETRSSSLLKEELASEGFSIKSGVAGIPTAFIAEWGDGGPVIAILAEYDALPGINQSRSASRDPVAGKLAGQACGHNLFGAGSLTAAIAVRRWLEKTGTPGRIRLYGTPAEEGGSGKVYMTRAGLFDDVDIAIHWHADDSNSAAARTTLANRSAKFRFKGISAHAAGAPERGRSALDGVEAMNMMANMMHEHMPQSARMHYVITSGGEAPNVVPDFAEVFYYVRHPDPKGVQDIWTRLEDAARGAALGTGTEVEWEVIHGNNALLVNETLARVMDAKLREVGGVEYTAEEAAWAREISKTLGDAAKPIESAAQIEPYDKRLGYGSTDVGDVSWATPTVGLRAATWIPGTSAHSWQAVAASGNSIGFKGAQVAAKTMTLMAVELFTNPKLRAAARAEFDASRGPDYVYQSLLGDREPPLDYRN